TGAGATTTTGAAGAGAAGTTTGGTTTTGGATCCAGCACAAGAGGTTCGGGAAACGTGTGAGTTAGCTCTCAAAAGGATTGAAGATCTGAGTAATGTTGATGCGGAGAAGGAGTTAGATACGACAGAGAGATCATCACCTTTCATGTCTGTTGACCCTGCGGCTCCTGCTGCTGCTTTCTCCTCTGTACACCAGCTTAGGTTCTTCTAAACTTGACCAACTCTAAATCTTCTAGATGGTTTTTCAGTTTGTGACAGGTTATTTGATTAACAGGCAGATTCTTCTGGATGAAACTAAAGGCATGTATGAGAGATATGCTGCTCTTTTCGCTCTGAGGAATCATGGTGGAGAGGACGCTGTTTCTGCTATAGTTGATTCTTTGAGTGCTAATAGTGCCCTTTTACGTCATGAGGTCTGTCAAGTTTCCTACGTTTGATGACTTTCAGTTTATCATTGTTTGCTAGTGAGGACTTAGTTTTCTGTTATGTTCGTGAAGTAGCATGAGCTGTGTTTGAATCTTTGCTTCACTGTTCTCCAAAATGAAACTgactttattgttgtttatacACTTTGTCTAGGTAGCTTATGTCTTGGGGCAACTGCAAAACAAAGCTGCTTTAGCTACTCTAAGCAAAATACTTAGAGATGTGAACGAGCATCCTATGGTCAGACATGAGGCTGCTGAAGCACTTGGTTCTATTGCAGGTATCCTCCCGTTCAATGCAATTCATTACATTGAACTATCATAACTTGACTGTGCTTGGTTACTTTCAGATGAGCAGAGCATCGCATTGCTGCAAGAGTTCTCAAGGGACCCTGAGCCGATTGTTTCACAAAGCTGTGAAGTTGCATTGAGCATGTTGGAATTTGAAAATTCTGGCAAATCATTCGAGGTAAATACTTTGATCTCAGACTCTTTGCCCCTGTTGTTTTGCCTTGGGACCGTGAATCTGTAATGACACATATCAAAACATGGTTTTGCAGTTCTTTTTCACTCAAGACCCACTTGTTCACTAAGAATGATCAAGGATCATAACCATTCTTCTATCATTTACCAACGAAGGAACACAAACTATAACAACTTTTTACAGAGTGCGCGACTCGTGTCAGGGGAAAATGTTTACTCCCAATGTAACCGTTAAAATAATGTTGTTGGGCCTGTAGAAATCCAATTGCAAAGATAATATTTTGACAGATTTAATGGGCTTAATGGTCTTTACACTTTTCAGGGAGGTAACCACAATACTTGACGTGTAGACTAGACTATTTGTTCTTTTTAATGCCAGTTTGGtaatagatattttcatattaagaAGCTGTTAGTATATATTCGGTATTTCGTGATTACtgactatataatatatagatatatgcatactaggtgttttgtccgCGATACggatttaaacattttcataattttacactatattcattatactaaaataaatcttaaaataacttaatattatatttttaattatataattaaaaaaagtatttgattaatatttaactatgtaatttgtgtttttaactttttattaaaatacttttcagataacaatacaatatatatatatatataaatagaaattatctctttttttttaaattatatctttagattttggataattcaatattctatttttaattatataattaagaattttatttgattaatatttagttatataattcatgtttttaacttttcagataacaatacaatatatacataaattatctgttttttaaattatattttcagatttttgataatttttactattattaattttaatcaattatctaatcaaataaattaaaatttcgtttttatttttttaatttagttatacattttatttgattaatatttagttatataattcatgtttttaactttttactaaaagtttttttttcagataacaatacaatatatacataaattatctctttttttaaattatattttcagattttggataattcttactattgttaattttaatcaattatctaatcaaataaattaaaattttatttt
The nucleotide sequence above comes from Brassica napus cultivar Da-Ae chromosome A9, Da-Ae, whole genome shotgun sequence. Encoded proteins:
- the LOC106368256 gene encoding deoxyhypusine hydroxylase yields the protein MEPNGSASPTVNGVVSDVEKFLCERLVDQSQPISERFRALFSLRNLKGPGPRNALILAARDSSNLLAHEAAFALGQMQDAEAVPALESVLNDMSLHPIVRHEAAEALGAIGLAGNAEILKRSLVLDPAQEVRETCELALKRIEDLSNVDAEKELDTTERSSPFMSVDPAAPAAAFSSVHQLRQILLDETKGMYERYAALFALRNHGGEDAVSAIVDSLSANSALLRHEVAYVLGQLQNKAALATLSKILRDVNEHPMVRHEAAEALGSIADEQSIALLQEFSRDPEPIVSQSCEVALSMLEFENSGKSFEFFFTQDPLVH